The Nicotiana tomentosiformis chromosome 2, ASM39032v3, whole genome shotgun sequence genome includes the window ttacagtggctatacagtgtcatttctCCTAATTTAGATGTCCGAGGTCCACCAAAATGTGCACTAATATAAGAACTATATAAAAAGTAGTGGAAACATAGGAATGCAGTTTATTTTCTCTAATTTGTAAGACTCATGAGTTGGTTCAAATTGTTTGTtacttaaaaataaaataaaagaagccATGGGCGGCAGCAGAAGGAGAATTATACAATGAATCCTACCACTCCAAATTAATTAATTCATTTAGTAAGGGCTTTTTCTTTATATGTTTTCAAACAACCTTCAGTGTTGCTGAATGAATGGACAGAAGAACAAGTGAGGAAGCCGTTGACAAATTAAAGTCATACATAAAATAATTCATTGACTTTGCATTGTTCTCTAAGCGTGCAAGAATATAAGTCGTGTTCCAGTTTCAATGCTATTAGTTTAACCAAAGCTCGAATAATTTATGGTCAGCCCTCTCATTGTACGTTGTACGTGTATCTAATCATGAATTATAAAGTTTTAAATCTATATATATTCTCGATACACTTTACCTTttaattaacttactttataaagAAGTTGTCATATAACtagaaataataaaatttcttccaaaatcaCACACTGTACGAAAAAATGGAAAAACGAACTTTACTGTGTAGAGCAAATTAACCAATACCTTTTTCCCTTTGCGAACTTAAGATGGGTCCATAATATATATTTCACATTGTTACAAATATATAATGTAAGTAAATAAATACGTctcttttaaaaataatttaaacttttaaatgaGACAGTTATATGACTCAACATGATATGTGAAACATGATATGGCTCAACATGATATGTGGAACAGATATAGGTCCAACATTCAAACTACTCTCTCCTCTAGCCGCTAGGCAATATGTATAAAAAAGAACTACAACGTGATTATCCCTTAAAACCCATCAAAATGATCATATGTGAGGCATACGTGTTGTAGACCTACATTAATAATAAGTCTTTCTCTCGTAGCTTAAACTTTTAGACGATGCATCCCTTTAGAACTCCGAGTCAAACCCAcatctgaaaaatatttttttaaaaataaataaaaattttggATAGGACATTGTGTCATCTTGCTGTTAGAAAGATAATTACgtaataaaatatcaaattatagtCATAGTTGTTAATCATCTTAAATACGAAATCAAGCATGCTTGCTCTATTTTCTTGTCAATTATATATAAAACTCTCATTCTCTGCCGACCATGACCTCCTCTCCATTTTATTCCAATCATCTCTTCCCCTCCTCCAAGCCCTGCCCTTTCAATTCTATGGAGATTGATCCTTCAAACTCTGAGAAACCAGACCAAATAACATGGACCTCCAATGAACTAGGTTTAGGGCATGTTAAGTTTTATAGGTGTAGCTTTTGTAAACGAGGTTTCTCTAATGCACAAGCACTAGGTGGACACATGAATATCCACAGAAAAGATAGAGCCAGACTTAGAGAATTTTCAAGTGAAAACTTACTTTCTTTGGACATCAACAACTCTTTtaatcctcctcctcctcctgagAACGACGATTCGTTGCAAGGAGAAGTATCATACGATGAAATAATTAGTAGCCCCTCGAAAAGGCCATGTGTTAATACATCTAAAGAAAATGATCGTAGTCATGAGGTGATTATTGGAGATCTTTTGCAATTACCTTTGTTCAAGGAGACTCCATTAATTAAAGAAGCAAGCAATTGTGTGGACAGGCAAGTAGAAGAAAAGGGCATGCAGCTAAATCCTGTTTCAGAATTGGACCTTGAGCTTAGGTTAGGGATGGAACCACCTCATGAGTCCTCGATGAAAACCTTGTAGTTCGTTAAGTCTATATCTACGATCAGATCCTTTCTGAACTCCCATATGTGACCGCTTATCCAAGAGAAGCCTTTTCCTTTCTAATTTGTTAATCAAATATACTTGCTAGAATCCATCAAAAGAGGTACTTCGCTCCCTCCTTACAACTTcctctctttttctttcctttttttttttatagtgtACTCCATATTAATTTCAGTTAAACAATCTAAATCAACAAAAGAATATTGTTAtttgttctttttctttcctttcctaAACCTTGAACTTTTCCGAATTTTACGCATGCTTGTGCTTATACAACTAAAGATGCTTAATTCAGCTAGATTATATTTTCTGATCAGAAATAGTTTTCTTGAAGTTTAGGTGTACCCAATGTAATGCTCTTTATAAAAGGAAACGTGCTGTCTATATTTATTTGTTTCTTCGTTCCTTTTCTGTTTTGCTTTTTTTGCATTTgctttttgttctttttgtttTCTGCACGCTGATCCTTCTGCAAATTAAGACGGACCAAAAGGCTTGTCCAACATAATTAACGTAGAGGTAAAGAATTTTGTCAACTTATTCAAATTTGTTTGGAGGTTTTGAGAGGAAGAACACTATCAATTAATTAATGATATTTTCTTGAAGAGACAAGTGGAGAAAGAACATACTATCAATCAGTGAAATTCTTCTAATACATATATCATGTTAAATCTACGCCTCTCCCTTTTAATAAGTACATATACGCAACTATATATGCATTCTTCCATTAATTTTCTGTTACATGAATTGTAAAATAATCATATCTTGAATTGTAAATTTTTTGCAATGACTCGCTCATTTTTCAAGTCTTCTCTCTTCATAATCATTATCTTTTCTTGGCTTTATACAATTCTCAAATATCTTGTCATCAATCCTTTGATAGATGAGAATGTGAATTTTCTTGTCCACATTTCTAGCTCATTGCAGTGACATCATCCGCTCTCTCTCTACGCAAGATTCCTGAGTGTACAGTTCTCCATATATAATCCTTGCCTTGTTAGGGTTGACACCTTTAAGTTTTTAGGCTCCTTGCCAATCAATATAATCCTTCAaaaaatatttaacttttgaaatcttAGTAGTTCAACCTACCAAATTACTTTCGTCAATTTGGCAAGCATTCTCGTAGCTACAGTAGCTTAATCTCGTTCACATTCATATTAATTTGAAGTTCATTTTCTCAAATCTTCAAAAAATTCGGGTTCGCCACATGTATTTCAAGACATTTGACTCTGATACCAAATATTAGAAAGTTAGCATAAAAATACTCTCAATCAATGATATTCTCTTGAAAACAAGTGGATGAAAAATTTCTCTTTACTTCTCACGACTCTACATACATAATAAAATGGTCATACGGTATACATAGATATTTATAGGTtttgttatatcaattgttttcCTCTTTTTCCTAAATACATGGACATAACCCTACTTAAGTTCTTACAATAATTTCCTAATACATGAACTAAGAAAACCATATGCATGTACGTACTCTGAAAGAATTTAGTTTATTTTTTCTACAAAACTGTCTTCCTTTAAAACGGAATTATACATACTTCATGCCAAACCattttgaattattttcttaaaacaaatctgaaattcatttgcATTATATAAATTCTATTTAAATAAGTAATTATAGGAATTTTATGGAGGAGCATGAATTATAGCGTGGAGTCATGACACTAACTACTTCTCTCTCGCATGCATGACAAGCTTTTGTCAAATCTTATTTATTACTTAAAACATATATAGAATTTTATCttgaaatgataaatagtgattgTCGATTGGGGGCGTGATCCTCCCTGCAGGCCTGCACCCTTGAAGTAGATGAGATCAAATTCAGATTTGTTTGATTAGGATAAGTAATGAACATGGACTGTTGATTTTTGTTTGTTTTCAGCTTTTTCGCACTTTTGCAGTCATCTATTTACTTATAATTGGGTTTGGAACTGTTTGTTCAATTCCATCTGATTGTGTTGAATATCCAAACttgaaattaataataattttctTGTCACTGTTTCTCCTATtgtataagtataattttgggaTTTGTAATTAAGACACACCTTGTTAAAAGCAACTAGGTTCCAAAGAACAAAAAAGAAAGTAATTTTGGTCTCTAGGATGTTTAAAGAAGTATTTAAGTGTGAATATATACAGCATATAACAAAAAAGTGTACAAAAATATGTATATAACACATGTATATAATCATCATTCTATTCACGTATGCATGATTTTAAAAGGTTTTAAATTGTTTTTCGATTACGTAATCTTAACTGCGCATTGTTAAAGAACTCGGATGATTTGAATTTATATGACCATTTTTGTCGGTGCATTCTGATTCTTATCttttaattttcaaaaaataaagaaaaagtacTACTTTACCACCTtgtattattattaataaaataaaatacaacacgtTTTTCCTTGAAAAAGTTGAAAAGCTAATCTGTTCAGCGCATGGCAAAATGAAGGGAGCTTCAATACTTACTCTTTATTGCAATCTTTACCAAGATTAAAAAGGAGCCCTTACTTATTCAAGTGAGAGAATGACCAATGACCATAAATGAAGCGCATATTTGATTTTGTAAATCGCATATGAAATGTACAACCTATTAAATAGGAAAAAATGTAGATAGTGAAGTACAAACAAAGTTGAACTATTTTAAGGACACATTGTTTTGATCATTTTTTCCCACATTCTTTTGGTTGTTTTCTTAGTTATTTGTGCACTCGGAATTACTTGTGAAAGTTGTAACTTTTAAGATGTTTCATTCACGACCATAACATATATAACGGCTTCTCTTTTCAGCACTTTCTGAGTTAAGGTAACACTAGAAACTAATTAATCTGTGTCTCCTTTTTCATCTCCATGTCAAGGGGTTCATATACATGACTAATTAACACGTCTATGTTAATGGCCGTCTGGTGCTACATTTTGGGGTATTCCTTTGAGATTCTCTATCTTAATGGTAAgtatatatttttttggttttctcTCATCTGTTAAATATGGTTACTTGAAATATTGAACTGTGGGCGAAACAGGCCAAACTTCACGCAAAATCAGACAAAAGTGTCTGAAGTTCAGCCTTTTCAAGACCACAACTTCAGTCAAATTGCCAAGGCCACAACTTCAGTCCAAAATATCCGACCTTGGTAAGTCAGGCCAAACTAATGTCTAAAGTTTGGCCTTGCTAAGGCCACAACTTCAATCGAAAATATCCGAAGGTTGGCACTTCATACGCGGATATTTGCACTTCAGTTGCATATATCTTAAGTGTGTTCTGAAGTCGGtaaatttgcaaaagaaaattcAATTTCGGCTACAACTTAAGCAGTAGCCCCAAAATAGGGGATTTGTGAACTTCCAATCATGTAATTTCGCAAAAGCTTGGACAGGTGAAAGGGGAGGCCCAAAGTAGAAGCCATCTTCTTGTACTCTCCAATAGCATTCATAACAGTCGTTGCTGACGATTCCATTTTCCATAAGTCCACAATTTTCCTTCAAACTTTtgctaaaaatatcaaatatattttctttttcgtTCCACCAAAAATGACTAAAGAACAATGTACGACTAAAAAATGTTCATGAAAATTCCAACTATAGTTATAATTTGCAGAAATCATATAATACCCTAAATCGTCATCTTTGGATTGGCAGTGAATTTCTAAAGGACTAGAATTGTTGAGGAGGCTATGAAAATCATAATTCGAAGTAATATAAATTTTAACATTTACAGTTAAAAAAGATATGATAAAAGATAAATgagaagattttttttttgacATCTAAGTGACTCATTTCTAACACCTGCAATGATCGTTTCTCATGTATATGTTGGTTGTGAAATTTTTACCATTATATTGTATCTATTTAATAAAGGAAATAAGACGGTCCAACCAAATATGAATATTATTAGGATAATACTTTAATTCAtttttgtatagggtaaaatatgttatattaaatgatcgcataAGGAaatgacacgtggagccgaatgCTAAAGATAGCTGAAACCGAAGGCAACTATTCCGTCTGTTACCGGaaagaatgatactcataaagatgaaataaatgcctgccgcccggtagcatttaatgaagaatattctacaccATTTAGTACAGTGCCAGTTACAAAGAATATGACATCCATGCCGCCGTTACACATTTTTCAATGgctctcataattgacattaaaagaagggcttgatcctaggaccttgttccctaggtgcagctataaatatTGAGATATATTATCATTGTTAAGGACAcaaattttctgacaaacttacGCTATACTATATTCAAAacttaatataattttatcttcttactttttaattttattactGTTGTGCCTAGAAGCCCTACTCCCGGAACTACTGTTTCTGCTATTTCAtctccatctcaaggctaagtattgcatatttatctaatttttctattatttcaggatcaaattaattcacttatctagaaaccacgtataaattcaactgtaccgttttacaggtaaattgtttggcgcccacagtggggcctagacagtcgtgtaattaagttggtccttgcctcttttactaacgtgttttggttatttgttcttagcaaaaaatcatagaaaatgacTGATAATGGTGTTAATCTTGAGGCCCAAGGAAACCATCCTCAgcacgaggattcaatcagtgatacccgcaaTGAGGGGAACGATGTCGCGCCGGTCTACGGCAGGTGGTATCCGCGACATGTTTGGAAggcgactcctgatgatgctgaagaaaccaacctgtacggagaagtacctatgggggtcttgtatACAGTGCGAtacgcccataatgcatcatccagcttcccggcccagtcctttctattcccacttactattttttccaaaatctgctttacctctctgttggaaacttctacttgaccactcgtttggggatgatgggcagtggaaaccttgtgcttaactcTATATTTTGCAAGAATAATATTCagtaatttgttacaaaagtgagttcccccgtcgcttatcaacactcttggagtcccaaaacgtgtgaagatgtgcttctttacaaagcttaccactacctttgcatcattagtaggaagagcaatggcctccacccacttagaaacatagtcgaccgccaccaagatgtacctgtacccattagaatatgggaacggtcccatgaaatcaatcccccaaacatcaaaaagctctactgccagaatattttacaaagggcatctcgtgcttactcgtgatagttccggttctttggcatctatcataatttttaacaaaggcatgtgtatccttaaacaattttggccaatagaaacctgattgtagtactttttgggcggttctatccccgccgtgatgacctccatatggcgaagcatggcagtcatgcaatatagcattcatctcttcctcaggaacacaccttcgcaccaactgatctgcgcactgcctatataagaatggctcatcccacatgtagagcctcacatcatgtaagaatcttcttctattgtcaggtgtcaattctagtggcgtcaccccacttgcaataaaattcacataatctgcataccatggggcttcacctgaggtgactgctaataattgctcatcaggaaatgtttctttgattgaccctccttcagctacatggttctgACTTTttaatctggacaagtgatcagccacttgattttctgtcccttttcgatctcggatctctaagtcaaattcttgcaagaggaggacccaacgaatcagtctcggcttggcgtctttcttttcaaacaagtatctgatagctgaatgatctgtgtagacgatgactttggttcccactagataggatctgaacttgtcaaacacccacaccactgcaagcaactccttttcagtaactgtataattcatctgagctggattcatagttttgctcgcataataaatggagtaaaagattttatccctcctttgccccaaaaccgctccgattgctatgtcacttgcatcgcacatcaactcaaatggttgtgcccaatctgggccaatgataattggtgtagtcaccaatcttcccttcagctcctcaaatgctttcagacatgcattatcaaacttgaaggtgacatctttctctaAGAGCCTGCATATCGGAGAAGAAATTTTCGAGAAATCTTTaatgaatcgacgataaaaacctgcatggcccaagaaactgcgaatgcctttgatggatgtcggtgggggcaatttttcaatcgcctccacctttgctttatacacctgtagaccatcttttgacaccttgtgccccaccacttctttcatgattggatttagtcggcgatgatgctctacacttggcttgtgtctgTCCttcatgaggattttgtgcatgcagaaagctggactaatgcctttaatgtcagacattgtccacccaacttgtgctcacgtagcactctcaatagcttttcttcctgcaatttagacaagtgagaagaaacaataacaggtaaagtgtcagaactacccaaataagcatattgaaggtgagggggtaggggtttgaGCTCCagttttggagcttcttcaattgacggctttggaggatGCCCGGTTGGcttattcaggggctcaaacgggtgtattctttgtatgtaagcacatgatgtatctaggatatgcattatctcctcaacctcatcatcaatcgtCAAGCTATCGAATACTATGAGTGCTTTTTCTAGAGAGTTGTCTAGATATACACTTGTGTCAAGAAGTTGCTCGTCcgcctccacaacagatatcatagagagctcctcatagtggcgggaagttggattgctttgtagtcattaaagactgcttcctcgttgtccaccctcataatcattttttcctctctcactttaattattgcatcaccagtagccaagagaggtcgtcccaatatgattggaacttgttcatcagcctcaaaatctagaataatgaagtcagctgggaagataaatttcctaatttgcagcagcacatcttcaatcactccttccgggtaggctatggacctatcagctaattgcaacatcacagtggttggtcttaGAGCTCCCaaacccaattgcttaaacaaggacaagGGCAATAgatttatgcttgcccccaaattacaaaagagcacgacccacatcaCTATTACCGATTCGGACTGGGATAGTgtagctgccaggatccttaagcttttggggaagcttgttttggacccttgaagtgcactcctcagtaagtgcaactatctcgaactcagtcaatttcctcttgtgagccactatatcttttatgtacttacaccaccagtattgaaaaggccggactcgaagaagtatactcaattgccaTACAAACGAAGCGCGACACCAAATTTGATCCCGAAGCGATTTAAAATGACCGACGTGtcgaaatatgatgggacttcggaccctcagaagcatattaccacctatacaatgATAGTGAAGAGGAACGATTTATCTCCCCACGATATCGAATCAATTTTGCCGAAAAATTTAGAGAGACTCACACGagggagccttgacgtggtattcgttgtcacccgagcattccatagattcctttgagatactCGCATATTCTTTCattaaggctcatgccggggccagaaaggtgcaagcctggaaggccgacatattcagaattgcacaaggagagtccgagttgCTCCGGGAATTCATAATCCAGTTCCAAAAGGAATGGATGTTGCTCCAGGCTGTTCCGGATGAATGGACCgttgaagcattcaccaagggtttgaatccgagaagttccgaTGCT containing:
- the LOC104092857 gene encoding zinc finger protein 11-like, whose product is MEIDPSNSEKPDQITWTSNELGLGHVKFYRCSFCKRGFSNAQALGGHMNIHRKDRARLREFSSENLLSLDINNSFNPPPPPENDDSLQGEVSYDEIISSPSKRPCVNTSKENDRSHEVIIGDLLQLPLFKETPLIKEASNCVDRQVEEKGMQLNPVSELDLELRLGMEPPHESSMKTL